Part of the Desulfosalsimonas propionicica genome is shown below.
GGGGATCATATCAAAGATTTTCTGCATGTCCGGATGCCGGCCGATCATGTCGTAAAAAGTATAACGATCCTTGATGGCACTATAAAAATGGTATTTCAGCGACAGGTCGGTAATGGTGATCAATCCGCCCACGATCATATCAGATCCGTTTTTCAGGGGCAGGTAAGTCACCCGGGCCGGCAACAGGTGACCCTGCTCGGTCATCAGCCGGGTCTCGGTTGAAAGTTGTTCACCAACGCCGTTGGGGTAACCGCATTGATCGAGTACGTCCCGGCAGAACCGGGGACCGAAAAACGACTTACAGGATTTGCCCAGCAGCTCGGTGCGGGAAAAGCCGGTAATCTGCTCGGCATTGGTGTTGACAAACGTGACATGGTTGCCCCGGTCCAGGGTCAGTATCCCGATATCCAGGCTGTCTAAAATCAGCTTGAGCCGAAGGTCGTCGAAACGGATGCGCTTGATGAGCTCCCGGAATGCGCTGTGATCCTGAAAAACCTCCATGCAGCCGATCATCTGACCGTCCTGCCCGTAAACCGGCGACTCGATCTTGGTAATGGAGGTGGCTTTATTCTGTTGGTCCTTGACCTCAATATCCGAAACCAGGGTCTGAGTGATTTCATCCCTGGATTCGAGAAATTTGCACCGGCCCCCGCAAAGGTAATCAAGAAATACATGGTAGCAGTACCGCCCCACGGTCCCGGATGCCGTAAATCCGGTCAACTGCTGGGCGGATCGGTTAATGGAGAGAATCTTTCGATCCCTGGACAAAATGATCACACCCAGGGAAAGGCAGTCAAAAATTTCACCGATCTGTTCATACTCCAGCAGCATTGTTGATCATCCCCCCTTCAGGCGGCGGAGCGTCTTGCTTTGAAACCGGAAAGCGGATGATAAACCGCGCGCCCTGGCTGCGGCCCGGTTCGGCGTAAATGGCCGCCCCCCATTCCCTGATGATGCTGTAGGAAATCGAAAGCCCCAGGCCGGTGCCTTTTCCGGCATTTTTGGTGGTGAAGAAAGGCTCAAAAATCTTGTCCACCAGATCAGGGGCAACCCCGCTTCCCGTATCCTCGACCTCGATTATAACAAAACGGCCATCTGAATGCGAGCGCAGAAAAATTTTCTTTTCCCTGGTGTCCATGCCCGGGGATCTCCGGCCCCAGCGATCCTCGATGGCATCCCGGGCATTGACCAGCAGGTTGACAATGACCTGTTCAAGCTTGCTCTCATCTGCCCGGACACTGGGCAAATGCGGAGATAGTTCCCAGACCACGTCAATGCCCCGCAGCTTGAGCTGCTGGGCAAAAATGTCAAAAGCCTTTTCAACCACCGGGTTGACACTTACCTTTTCGGATGTGATGCCGGATTTGCGGCCGAATTCGCGCATATGACGGATAATCCGGGTGGCCCGGTTGATGTGGGTATCGATCTCTTCGGCCATGGTACAGAGATTTTCATTTTTAATGGGGGTGTTGCTCTTGATTTTTTTCATCAAATAACTGCTTGCTGTCTTGATCACCGACAGGGGCTGGTTGAGCTCGTGGGCTACACCAGTGGCCATTTCCCCGAGGGTCGCCATCTTGCTTGCCTGAATGAGCTGCTGTTCGGCCTCCAGGCGCTGGGTGATGTCGCTGGTGGTAACGAGATACACGAATTTCCCCTCGTATTCCGACGGAGAAATGCGAATGTTGACAAACAGGGTTTTTTCACTTTTCCGCAAATGCCTGGCCCGGTGGATTTCATTCCGCATTTTGATTAACTGCCCGAAATATTTCCGGTCGTCGGCAACAAACAAGTCGATGAACCGGGTGCCGCAAATCTCGGATTGACTGTAGCCATAAACCCCCTGGACACTTTTGTTGCAGTCAAGAATCGTGAAATCTTCCCGATCGATGACAAAGATTGGGTTGGCAATGTTGTTGAATATATCCTTATACTTTTTTTCTGATTTTTTCAGTTTGTCTTCAAGCAGCTTCAAATCCGTGAGATCAAGGGTCATTTCCAATGCAGCCGCAATTTCTCCGGTATCGTCGTCCTTCTGGGGAGAGGTAACCACCAGCCAGTGGGCGGTTGTGCCGTCTTTCGCATATCCGGTTTCCTCGCTGAAATGGGGCAGCCCGTCTTCAAAGGTTTTTTCCACCGGGCAGGGCTCGCATTTCTGCTCGCGGCCCTTGTAAGCGCGAAAGCAGTATTCGCCGATTTTCGGATTAAATTTTTCAGCAAACCTGTGATTGAAGTGAATCAGCCGGAAATCCTTATCCAGTATGGCAATTTCGCAGGGCACCAGTTCAAAAAGATTGCGGTATTTCTGTTTCTGCTTGTTGAGTGCAGCCTGTTTGCGCGCAATTTGTTCGCCCATGAATAAAATCAGCATCGCGGCCCCGGCAAAGGTGAACATGGCCAGCAGCAGGACGGCTTTTACGAGCGGAGAGATTTGCCGGTCCGTGTCCATGCCCGACCATGCCCAAAAGGTAATGCAAACCAGCAGGGCGGTTCCCGCGATCAGGAAGAAAAGCAGCCCAAAGGCCGTGCGGGTTCGCATATACGAAAAAAATTTCAGCATTCCCGAACCCCCGGATCAATAACTAATCTGACAAAGCGGCTGTACGGGCCGATTTGGCATTCAGGCCCAGGTCCCGGGCCGGAATGCCCATGGCCAGGCCCAGAAGCTGGGGCAGGTAATATACCGGAATCCGCACATCTTCGCCGTAGCAGGACGATATCCATCCCTGGTGTCCTTCCAGGTTCATCTGGCACATGGGACAGACCGTAGCGATTGCATCCGCGCCCCTGGCGGACTTTAAAATGCGAAAAACCAGTTCCTTGCTGACATCTGGGTTTGTGGTCATATGCGAGGCGCTGCAGCACCTGGCGGCCATGGACCAGGGATGCAGGTTTGCCCCGGCGGCTGCCAGCAAGGCGTCCATTGAGGTGGGCGCCTCAGGGTCATCAAATACCCGGTACGGCCGGAGACATTGGCAGCCGTAATAGGGAGCCACACGCAAACCGGAAAGGCTGTGGGTGATCTGCTGCAAAATTCCGGTTGGACCAATATCTTTTGCAAGAATGTCGAGTATATGGCGCGGACGGACCTTTCCCGAATAGTGCAGGGATTCCGCGGCAAGAATTTCGTTGATTTCCGCCAGGGTCCGGGGGTCGGCGGCCGCGATCTGATACACCTGCTTGAGGTTAAGGTAACAGGCGCTGCACGGCACCAGGATGTCGGCGGCCGAATCCACGGTCTCGGCCAGGGCCAGGCTGACCGCTGGCATGGCCAGGGCCAGACGCCGGTCAACGGCCTTGGCCGCAGTGGCCCCGCAGCACGTCCAACCGGGAATTTCAATGAGTTCCACGCTTAGTGCATGCATCATTGCCCGGGTTGCCATATCGTATTCCCGGGCCGTGGATTCCAGTGAACAGCCTGGATAGTAAAGATATTTCATTGCCCGTCTTTCATGGATTCGATTCTGGCAAAAATGCCTTTCAGGCTGCGGCCGGCCGGCGGCCGGCGCAGGCTGATTTTTCCCTTTTTGATCATCTGCATCCCCAGCCCGGAAAACCGAAATGGCATCAGCGGCCGGCGGGGGGTCATGACCGCCAGGTATCTTGCCATCAGCCGGGTTTCCTGGACTCTTCCGTAGCGCCGGGCGGATTGCAGAAATGCGCTGTAAAATGCCGTGCATGCCGCGTCCCCGCCATGTTTTCCGGCTGCGGCAATCTGTTTGAGATCGGCCATGGCGTCGGTGAGCGCAAGTCCCCGGGGACACCGCAGCGTGCAGCAGTAGCAGTCCGAGCAAAGGGCAAAGGTGCGGCTTTCAAAAATCTCCCGGCTCTGGCCCATGAGCACCAGACGCCAGAGTTTCCGAGGCGTGGCATCCATGGCAAAAGCATTGGGGCACGACCCTGTGCACGTGCCGCATTGAATGCAGGTTCGCACCTTTTCCCGAACCCGTTCCAGCGCCGTGTCCGGCTGTTCGGGACGAATCCAGGCCTGCGGTGTTTGTTGTTTTCTGTTCATCAGCTCAGGTCCTTTTTGCATTTTACCTTTTCAATTATCGATCGCCGCCGCCAGCATGGAAAGCATCCGGCCCGGGGCAAAGCCTTCCACGTATGCGGCAAAATTCGGGCAAGCAGATGCACAGGCACCGCATCCCCGGCATGCCTCCGGATCCACGATGATCATTTGCGCCTGCCGGTCATATGTCCGGGCACCGTATTCACAGGCCGCAATGCAATTCTGACACAAAGAACACAGGCTGTGCCGGACATGCGCGATATACCGGGGTGCGGGCAAGTGGTTGCGGCCAAGCCGGATCACCGCCTGCAGGGCGGCGGCCTCGGCCGAGGCCGCGGATTCGGCAAGGCCTGCAGGCCGAAGTCCGATTCCGCAGGCATACACCCCGGGAGCCAGAGATCCCATTGGCTGCCACTTGGGCTCGGCTTCCCGGAAGAAACCGTGCTCATCCGTGTCCGCGCCAAAGCTTCGGGCAAGCGCCCCGGATTCGGCCGGTTCAATTCCTGTGGCCAGCACCAGCAGGTCTGCCGATATTTCCACCTCACGCCGGAGTATCGGTTCCGTGGCTGTTATCCGCACCGCGTCTTGCCGGGCCGACACTTCCGGGCTGGTATCCGGGGTGTAGGCGATAAATATGACCCCGGCCTTTCTGGCCCGGGTAAACCAAGCCTCCAGAAATCCATAAGCCATCATATCCCGATATAAAACATACACTCCGGCTTCGGGATTTTTTTCCTTCACATGCAGGGCATGTTTCAGGGCGCTTGCGCAGCAGACCCGGCTGCAGTAGTTTTTCGGCGCCTGCCGGGTGCCTGCACACAGGATCATGCACATGCTGTTGATCTGCCCCGGATCCAGTTCCTTTTCCCGGATCCGGGATTCCAGTTCCTGCTGGGTGATAATCCGGGAGTCCGTGCCGCGCCCAAAGGCTTTGGTCTCGGCCTGCCGGCCGCCGGTGGCCAGGATCACCGCCCCGTGTTCCACGGAGAAAGCCTCTTCATCGCCGGTTTGCAGGGTGGTAGTAAATGCGCCCCCGGTTCCGCGGGCTTCGGTGACCTGCGCGTTGGTGTAAACCTGAATCAGAGGATGGTTTTCCACCCGCGACCGGGTCTGCCCGGCAAACTGGGCGATGTCCTCTCCCTCAATGGTCTGGTGCAGCCAGTTGAGATTACCGCCCAGGCGTTCGGATTTCTCCACCAGATATGCCCTGTAGCCGTGATCGGCAACCCCCAGGGCAGCGGTCATCCCGGCAATGCCGCCGCCAATTACCAGCACGGATTGGCCTGTTGAAATATCCGGTGCAAATGACGGATCCGCAAACTTTACCCGGGTTAGGGCCATTTCAAGCCGAATGTTCATGGTTGCGCGAGTGTGGGCTTTTTGCTGCTCCTGACTTTTTTCGGATGCGGCCGGTACCTGCGAGCGAAGATCCACGATTTCAACCAGGTCCGGCAAAAGGGAAACGGCCCGGGCCAGCGCCTTTTTCTTTTCGGGTGCGCAAAGGGGGCGGCATGCGCCGATAACCACCCGGTTGGCACGGGACTGGCGGATCTTTTCCGCCAGTTCGGCAAGCCCTTCTTCTGTGCACAGCCAATCCGCGGTTTCAACGCTGCACAGCGCGGGATCTCCATAGCATTTGCCGAAAAATGTTTCCGGACTAAAGATTTCGGACAAAGCGCTGTTGCAGCCGCATACCGCAGTAAACACCAGGGGTGGCGCGTGGAAAATATCAGCGGCGGTTTCAGGCAGCGCAGATTGTTCGCGCAGGCTGCCGCCGCCGGCATGCAGAAGGCGCGAGGCATGAAAGGCCGCGGAACTGCCGCATATGACCGCATCACTGATGTCTTTTCTCCCGGTGCATGATCCTGCAGCCAGCACGCCATTGCCCGACGTTTGGGTCAGGGAAAATTCCCGGGTATGGATAAAGCCCCAGGCGTTGAGCGCAATGCCGAGCAT
Proteins encoded:
- a CDS encoding PAS domain-containing sensor histidine kinase produces the protein MLKFFSYMRTRTAFGLLFFLIAGTALLVCITFWAWSGMDTDRQISPLVKAVLLLAMFTFAGAAMLILFMGEQIARKQAALNKQKQKYRNLFELVPCEIAILDKDFRLIHFNHRFAEKFNPKIGEYCFRAYKGREQKCEPCPVEKTFEDGLPHFSEETGYAKDGTTAHWLVVTSPQKDDDTGEIAAALEMTLDLTDLKLLEDKLKKSEKKYKDIFNNIANPIFVIDREDFTILDCNKSVQGVYGYSQSEICGTRFIDLFVADDRKYFGQLIKMRNEIHRARHLRKSEKTLFVNIRISPSEYEGKFVYLVTTSDITQRLEAEQQLIQASKMATLGEMATGVAHELNQPLSVIKTASSYLMKKIKSNTPIKNENLCTMAEEIDTHINRATRIIRHMREFGRKSGITSEKVSVNPVVEKAFDIFAQQLKLRGIDVVWELSPHLPSVRADESKLEQVIVNLLVNARDAIEDRWGRRSPGMDTREKKIFLRSHSDGRFVIIEVEDTGSGVAPDLVDKIFEPFFTTKNAGKGTGLGLSISYSIIREWGAAIYAEPGRSQGARFIIRFPVSKQDAPPPEGGMINNAAGV
- a CDS encoding CoB--CoM heterodisulfide reductase iron-sulfur subunit B family protein, yielding MKYLYYPGCSLESTAREYDMATRAMMHALSVELIEIPGWTCCGATAAKAVDRRLALAMPAVSLALAETVDSAADILVPCSACYLNLKQVYQIAAADPRTLAEINEILAAESLHYSGKVRPRHILDILAKDIGPTGILQQITHSLSGLRVAPYYGCQCLRPYRVFDDPEAPTSMDALLAAAGANLHPWSMAARCCSASHMTTNPDVSKELVFRILKSARGADAIATVCPMCQMNLEGHQGWISSCYGEDVRIPVYYLPQLLGLAMGIPARDLGLNAKSARTAALSD
- a CDS encoding 4Fe-4S dicluster domain-containing protein, yielding MNRKQQTPQAWIRPEQPDTALERVREKVRTCIQCGTCTGSCPNAFAMDATPRKLWRLVLMGQSREIFESRTFALCSDCYCCTLRCPRGLALTDAMADLKQIAAAGKHGGDAACTAFYSAFLQSARRYGRVQETRLMARYLAVMTPRRPLMPFRFSGLGMQMIKKGKISLRRPPAGRSLKGIFARIESMKDGQ
- a CDS encoding FAD-dependent oxidoreductase, producing the protein MEAESISEKQGRAMVVGAGVSGMRAALDLAETGYHVTLIEEKTHIGGVVSQLDHQFPTDGCGICKMLPHADAQHLVQQCVRKGLSHENITIYLQTRVMSVSGEPGNFTVTLQQHANPVDPERCVGCGLCIPVCPVDVADPFNAGKGFCKAIGPPTPHMAAGPYRIDTEACTQCGKCREICPTDAIGFPAEDRKSFTILVVDDEKIIRDSLSEWLGEEGGFSVITAESGEKALERIEEQPVDLMLADIKMPGMDGITLLEKALEIRRQMPVMMITAYATVDTAVSAMKQGAADYLVKPFDPDDLLPKIVAMYHELTLPPGPEIRVGAIVLAGGTDEYDPASGKNPFGYKIIEDVVTGPEFERMLSPVGPTKGLLERLSDQRPLRRIAWILCVGSRDIQAEADYCSGVCCMYCLKQARLAQKAAREQGAEIETVLYYMDMRTFGKSGQPYRDAAEAEGVVCRRSRVHSIVGEETSGDLCIRAADPSGQIREDRYDLAVLATGQRPSAKVTELAEMLGIALNAWGFIHTREFSLTQTSGNGVLAAGSCTGRKDISDAVICGSSAAFHASRLLHAGGGSLREQSALPETAADIFHAPPLVFTAVCGCNSALSEIFSPETFFGKCYGDPALCSVETADWLCTEEGLAELAEKIRQSRANRVVIGACRPLCAPEKKKALARAVSLLPDLVEIVDLRSQVPAASEKSQEQQKAHTRATMNIRLEMALTRVKFADPSFAPDISTGQSVLVIGGGIAGMTAALGVADHGYRAYLVEKSERLGGNLNWLHQTIEGEDIAQFAGQTRSRVENHPLIQVYTNAQVTEARGTGGAFTTTLQTGDEEAFSVEHGAVILATGGRQAETKAFGRGTDSRIITQQELESRIREKELDPGQINSMCMILCAGTRQAPKNYCSRVCCASALKHALHVKEKNPEAGVYVLYRDMMAYGFLEAWFTRARKAGVIFIAYTPDTSPEVSARQDAVRITATEPILRREVEISADLLVLATGIEPAESGALARSFGADTDEHGFFREAEPKWQPMGSLAPGVYACGIGLRPAGLAESAASAEAAALQAVIRLGRNHLPAPRYIAHVRHSLCSLCQNCIAACEYGARTYDRQAQMIIVDPEACRGCGACASACPNFAAYVEGFAPGRMLSMLAAAIDN